A stretch of the Aggregicoccus sp. 17bor-14 genome encodes the following:
- a CDS encoding ATP-binding protein — protein sequence MERKLSSPSNLSWYLKLRWGGIAAQAVVFFAGDRSLKATLPLGAVLALLALQVASNVAGALWARRARRVPERAVAVFTAFDCAVLTALLFLGGHDARVFAVLYLVNIALAGILATPLWTWVLTGLSVGALAFLFVFDPVNTAEAADPLEWQLREAWIAFGVAAGLLVYFLQRSARMLRAREQEMEAARQRVDRQEKLASLATLAAGAAHELNTPLSTIALVASELERHLRRGEHLDDALSDVELIRAEVGRCQRILSQMAVDAGLGQGEAATPITLADLVGRAASAVEQPQRVQVTLEPLLAGRRLVVPSRPLVQALHGVLNNALQASGELPVAVSARAAGDALQLEVQDAGPGMDPETLARAGEPFYTTKQPGQGMGLGLFLTRSVLEQLGGRLELDSAPGQGTRARLVLPDALLEPAAEPARARS from the coding sequence GTGGAGCGCAAACTCTCGAGCCCCTCGAACCTGTCCTGGTACCTCAAGCTGCGCTGGGGCGGCATCGCCGCGCAGGCGGTGGTCTTCTTCGCCGGGGACCGCAGCCTCAAGGCCACCCTGCCGCTCGGCGCGGTGCTCGCGCTGCTCGCCCTGCAGGTGGCGAGCAACGTCGCGGGTGCACTCTGGGCGCGCCGTGCGCGGCGCGTGCCGGAGCGGGCGGTGGCGGTGTTCACGGCCTTCGACTGCGCGGTGCTCACCGCCCTGCTCTTCCTCGGCGGCCACGACGCACGCGTCTTCGCGGTGCTCTACCTGGTCAACATCGCGCTCGCGGGCATCCTCGCCACGCCCCTGTGGACGTGGGTGCTCACGGGGCTCTCCGTGGGGGCGCTCGCCTTCCTCTTCGTGTTCGACCCGGTGAACACCGCCGAGGCGGCGGACCCGCTGGAATGGCAGCTGCGCGAGGCGTGGATCGCCTTCGGCGTGGCCGCGGGACTGCTCGTGTACTTCCTGCAGCGCTCGGCCCGCATGCTGCGTGCGCGCGAGCAGGAGATGGAGGCGGCGCGCCAGCGCGTGGATCGCCAGGAGAAGCTCGCCTCGCTCGCCACACTGGCCGCCGGCGCCGCGCACGAGCTGAACACCCCCCTCTCCACCATCGCGCTCGTGGCCTCGGAGCTCGAGCGCCACCTGCGCCGGGGAGAACACCTGGACGACGCGCTCTCCGACGTGGAGCTGATCCGCGCGGAGGTGGGCCGCTGCCAGCGCATCCTCAGCCAGATGGCGGTGGACGCGGGCCTGGGCCAGGGCGAGGCGGCGACGCCCATCACGCTCGCGGACCTCGTCGGGCGCGCGGCCTCGGCCGTGGAGCAGCCGCAGCGCGTGCAGGTGACGCTGGAGCCGCTGCTCGCCGGGCGCCGGCTCGTCGTGCCCTCGCGCCCGCTCGTGCAGGCGCTGCACGGGGTGCTCAACAACGCGCTGCAGGCCTCGGGCGAGCTGCCGGTCGCGGTGAGCGCGCGCGCCGCCGGGGACGCGCTGCAGCTCGAGGTGCAGGACGCGGGGCCGGGCATGGACCCCGAGACGCTCGCGCGCGCGGGCGAGCCCTTCTACACCACGAAGCAGCCGGGCCAGGGGATGGGGCTGGGGCTGTTCCTCACCCGCTCCGTGCTCGAGCAGCTCGGAGGCCGCCTGGAGCTGGACTCGGCGCCGGGACAGGGCACCCGCGCGCGGCTGGTGCTCCCGGACGCGCTGCTGGAGCCGGCCGCCGAGCCAGCCCGCGCGCGCAGCTGA
- a CDS encoding heme ABC transporter ATP-binding protein encodes MLQASGLQRVVGGRRLVDGVSATFAPGRIALIIGPNGAGKSTLVKLLSGQVRADAGSVRYGDTELRALTPGALARVRAVLSQSVAVAFPLRVWEVVMMGRYPHGGHAGAQDERICQEVMEYFGVAGMAQRDYLTLSGGEKQRVHFARVLAQLWAAPGGPTRYLFLDEPLASLDIPYQLDFMKKLRELTRREQLVVVGVLHDLNLAARFADDLLLMHEGRALVRGPQEEVLTPGHIRSAFGIEPRVLRLEDGSVHLAFE; translated from the coding sequence GTGCTCCAGGCTTCCGGGCTGCAGCGGGTGGTGGGTGGCAGGCGGCTGGTGGACGGCGTGTCCGCCACCTTCGCGCCGGGGCGCATCGCGCTCATCATCGGCCCCAACGGGGCGGGCAAGTCCACGCTGGTGAAGCTGCTGAGTGGGCAGGTGCGCGCGGACGCGGGGAGCGTGCGCTACGGCGACACCGAGCTGCGCGCGCTCACGCCCGGGGCGCTCGCGCGGGTGCGTGCGGTGCTCTCCCAGAGCGTGGCGGTGGCCTTCCCGCTGCGCGTCTGGGAGGTGGTGATGATGGGGCGCTACCCGCACGGCGGGCACGCCGGCGCCCAGGACGAGCGCATCTGCCAGGAGGTGATGGAGTACTTCGGGGTCGCCGGCATGGCCCAGCGCGACTACCTCACGCTGAGCGGCGGCGAGAAGCAGCGCGTGCACTTCGCGCGGGTGCTCGCCCAGCTCTGGGCCGCACCGGGCGGCCCCACCCGCTACCTCTTCCTCGACGAGCCCCTGGCCTCGCTGGACATCCCCTACCAGCTGGACTTCATGAAGAAGCTGCGCGAGCTCACGCGGCGCGAGCAGCTGGTGGTGGTGGGCGTGCTGCACGACCTGAACCTGGCTGCCCGCTTCGCGGACGACCTGCTGCTCATGCACGAGGGGCGGGCGCTGGTGCGCGGGCCGCAGGAAGAGGTGCTCACCCCCGGGCACATCCGCAGCGCCTTCGGCATCGAGCCGCGCGTGCTGCGCCTCGAGGACGGCAGCGTGCACCTCGCCTTCGAGTAG
- a CDS encoding iron ABC transporter permease — MRATRRSDPYAGVVPLLALALAVLALVSTRFGAVNIDFGDMAGAVSAALRTPERLGLTERIFLELRLPRTLACALVGASLALCGVLMQALFRNPIVEPGLVGTSSGAAFGAALYFVLGASFQVHAGTWTLPIAACLGAALATACVLLLAGSSSGTAVGEQSTTAVLLVGIAVNALFLSGVGFLSYIARDPQARSITFWNLGTLSGASWSAVGLLALVTVPGLLLALRLARPLNALMMGEEEAAALGVDVPRLKLAVIGLTVVLVAVATSITGVIGFVGLIVPHLLRLLRGSDHRFLVAGSAVAGGIVLMLADLIARVLLRPAELPIGIVTSAVGAPLFVALLRSRRQRFF, encoded by the coding sequence ATGCGGGCGACGCGGCGCTCTGACCCCTACGCGGGGGTGGTGCCGCTGCTCGCCCTGGCGCTCGCCGTGCTCGCGCTCGTGTCCACCCGCTTCGGCGCGGTGAACATCGACTTCGGGGACATGGCGGGCGCCGTCTCCGCGGCGCTGCGCACCCCGGAGCGGCTCGGGCTCACCGAGCGCATCTTCCTGGAGCTGCGCCTGCCGCGCACGCTGGCCTGCGCGCTGGTGGGCGCGAGCCTCGCGCTGTGCGGGGTGCTGATGCAGGCGCTGTTCCGCAACCCCATCGTGGAGCCGGGCCTGGTGGGCACCTCGAGCGGCGCGGCGTTCGGGGCGGCGCTCTACTTCGTGCTGGGGGCCTCCTTCCAGGTGCACGCGGGCACCTGGACGCTGCCGATCGCCGCCTGCCTCGGCGCGGCGCTCGCCACCGCGTGCGTGCTGCTGCTCGCGGGCTCGAGCAGCGGTACGGCGGTGGGTGAGCAGTCCACCACCGCGGTGCTGCTGGTGGGCATCGCGGTGAACGCGCTCTTCCTCAGCGGCGTGGGCTTCCTCTCGTACATCGCGAGAGACCCGCAGGCGCGCTCCATCACCTTCTGGAACCTGGGCACCCTCTCCGGTGCGAGCTGGAGCGCGGTGGGGCTGCTCGCGCTCGTCACCGTGCCCGGGCTGCTGCTCGCACTGCGGCTCGCGCGCCCGCTCAACGCCCTGATGATGGGCGAGGAGGAGGCGGCGGCACTGGGCGTGGACGTGCCGCGCCTGAAGCTCGCGGTCATCGGCCTCACGGTGGTGCTCGTCGCGGTGGCCACCAGCATCACCGGGGTCATCGGCTTCGTGGGGCTCATCGTTCCGCACCTGCTGCGGCTGCTGCGCGGCTCGGACCACCGCTTCCTGGTGGCCGGCAGCGCGGTCGCGGGCGGCATCGTGCTCATGCTCGCGGACCTCATCGCGCGCGTGCTCCTGCGCCCCGCGGAGCTGCCCATCGGCATCGTCACCTCCGCGGTGGGGGCCCCGCTCTTCGTGGCCCTGCTGCGCAGCCGGCGCCAGCGCTTCTTCTAG
- a CDS encoding ABC transporter permease encodes MRLTLRAARKAPGFTLGAVLTLALGIGANSALFSVLDAVLLRPLPYAQPSQLVSWQGNQSALDVEDFGAGAPSLASVGLYAEWPLDLVEGALPERVDGAMVTGGLFPTLGVPAALGRTLGPADDRAGAPPVVVLSHALWRGRFASAPDILGRTLSLGGQAYTVVGVLPERFRLPEGEAEAFVPARIVYPEGATARGAHFFYPVARLRPGAELSRAQAEVDTVVGQLREAHPEEVKEMRYVLQSLHERVVGPVRPALLVLLGAVGLVLLVACSTFANLLLARASSRQHELAVRSALGASRGRLVVQLLIESVVLALAGAAAGLVLSLWGVDALRALAPEGMPGLAEARVDAATLGFTAGMALLTGLLAGLVPALQASHPALRATLGEGGPTQAGGRRAARARQALVGAQLALALMLLVGAGLLLRSLWRLQSVDLGFEPAGALSLRLDLPPARYPTQAQQTPFLRGLLERTRALPGVASAGLVSELPLSGGRLTHNIVVEGLPPVAPGEEPSAEARTVSEDYVETAHIPLLRGRSLEASDDAAAPRVAVVSRAFVEQFLPGQDPLGRRVRWARGPADAWMTIVGVVGDIRHRSPDKVEGAAVYVPFAQNDAPWKRWTHLVVRGNGAVDVASLAPALQEQAAALDPLLPLTKARTLEQVVGAALADRRFQLALLGAFAVLALVLAGLGVYGVTAFLVTQRTREFGIRLALGAREGTVLGLVMRQALSVVATGCALGLVGAAALSGGLRAFLFGVQPLDPLTFAGLTLALAAVSLAASLLPAWRATRVDPALALRAE; translated from the coding sequence GTGAGGCTGACGCTGCGGGCAGCGCGCAAGGCGCCCGGCTTCACGCTCGGCGCGGTGCTCACGTTGGCGCTGGGCATCGGCGCCAACAGCGCCCTCTTCAGCGTGCTGGACGCCGTGCTGCTGCGGCCGCTGCCCTACGCCCAGCCCTCGCAGCTGGTGAGCTGGCAGGGCAACCAGTCCGCGCTGGACGTGGAGGACTTCGGCGCGGGCGCCCCGTCGCTCGCGTCGGTGGGGCTCTACGCCGAGTGGCCGCTGGACCTGGTGGAGGGGGCGCTGCCCGAGCGCGTGGACGGCGCGATGGTGACCGGCGGCCTCTTCCCCACGCTGGGCGTGCCCGCCGCGCTGGGCCGCACCCTGGGCCCCGCGGACGACCGGGCCGGCGCGCCGCCCGTGGTGGTGCTCAGCCACGCGCTGTGGCGGGGGCGCTTCGCCAGCGCGCCGGACATCCTCGGCCGCACGCTGTCCCTCGGAGGCCAGGCGTACACCGTGGTGGGCGTGCTGCCCGAGCGCTTCCGCCTCCCCGAGGGCGAGGCCGAGGCCTTCGTCCCCGCGCGCATCGTCTACCCGGAGGGCGCCACCGCGCGCGGCGCGCACTTCTTCTACCCGGTGGCGCGGCTGCGCCCGGGCGCGGAGCTCTCGCGCGCGCAGGCGGAGGTCGACACCGTGGTGGGCCAGCTGCGCGAGGCGCACCCCGAAGAGGTGAAGGAGATGCGCTACGTGCTGCAGAGCCTGCACGAGCGCGTGGTGGGGCCGGTGCGCCCCGCGCTGCTGGTGCTGCTGGGCGCGGTGGGCCTGGTGCTGCTCGTGGCCTGCTCCACCTTCGCGAACCTGCTGCTCGCGCGTGCGAGCAGCCGGCAGCACGAGCTCGCGGTGCGCAGCGCGCTGGGCGCGAGCCGCGGGCGGCTGGTGGTTCAGCTCCTCATCGAGAGCGTGGTGCTGGCGCTCGCGGGCGCGGCGGCGGGGCTGGTGCTCAGCCTGTGGGGCGTGGACGCGCTGCGGGCGCTCGCCCCCGAGGGGATGCCGGGGCTCGCGGAGGCGCGCGTGGACGCGGCCACGCTGGGCTTCACTGCCGGGATGGCGCTGCTCACCGGGCTGCTCGCGGGGCTGGTGCCTGCGCTGCAGGCCTCGCATCCGGCCCTGCGCGCGACGCTCGGTGAGGGCGGACCCACGCAGGCCGGCGGGCGCAGGGCAGCGCGGGCGCGCCAGGCGCTGGTGGGCGCGCAGCTCGCGCTCGCGCTGATGCTGCTGGTGGGCGCGGGGCTGCTGCTGCGAAGCCTCTGGCGCCTGCAGTCCGTGGACCTGGGCTTCGAGCCCGCGGGGGCGCTCTCGCTGCGCCTGGACCTGCCGCCCGCGCGCTATCCCACGCAGGCGCAGCAGACCCCGTTCCTGCGCGGCCTGCTCGAGCGCACGCGGGCGCTGCCCGGCGTCGCCTCCGCGGGGCTGGTGAGCGAGCTTCCGCTCTCCGGCGGGAGGCTCACGCACAACATCGTGGTCGAGGGGCTGCCGCCGGTGGCCCCTGGCGAGGAGCCCTCGGCCGAGGCGCGCACCGTGAGCGAGGACTACGTGGAGACGGCGCACATCCCGCTCCTGCGGGGGCGGTCTCTCGAGGCGAGCGACGATGCCGCAGCGCCGCGCGTGGCGGTGGTGAGCCGCGCCTTCGTGGAGCAGTTCCTCCCCGGCCAGGACCCGCTGGGGCGCCGCGTGCGCTGGGCGCGCGGGCCTGCGGACGCGTGGATGACCATCGTGGGCGTGGTGGGGGACATCCGCCACCGCTCGCCGGACAAGGTGGAGGGGGCGGCCGTGTACGTGCCCTTCGCGCAGAACGACGCGCCGTGGAAGCGCTGGACGCACCTGGTGGTGCGCGGCAATGGCGCCGTCGACGTGGCCTCGCTCGCGCCCGCGCTGCAGGAGCAGGCGGCGGCCTTGGACCCACTCCTCCCGCTGACGAAGGCGCGCACGCTGGAGCAGGTGGTGGGCGCGGCGCTCGCGGACCGCCGCTTCCAGCTCGCGCTGCTCGGCGCCTTCGCGGTGCTCGCGCTCGTGCTCGCGGGGCTGGGCGTGTACGGCGTCACCGCCTTCCTCGTCACGCAGCGCACGCGCGAGTTCGGCATAAGGCTCGCGCTGGGCGCGCGCGAGGGCACGGTGCTGGGACTGGTGATGCGCCAGGCGCTCTCCGTGGTAGCGACGGGGTGCGCGCTGGGCCTCGTGGGCGCAGCCGCGCTCTCCGGAGGGCTGCGCGCCTTCCTCTTCGGGGTGCAGCCGCTGGACCCGCTCACCTTCGCGGGCCTCACGCTCGCGCTCGCGGCGGTGTCGCTCGCGGCGAGCCTGCTGCCCGCCTGGCGCGCCACCCGGGTGGACCCCGCGCTCGCCCTGCGCGCGGAGTAG
- a CDS encoding hemin ABC transporter substrate-binding protein gives MSFLRRPLLAASGLLLLLSACRFNNEDKAEHHERIVSLSKQYSEIIYALGAERDLVAVDLSSTYPPAIKALPTVGYHRALSAEGIASVKPTLILHDNNVGPEHVMRQLEELKLPMKVFSNKGTDVASTQALITEMGGYFHKEARAAELNKTLGEDMARALASAKGFAKKPKVMVIHFGRAMNIYLTMTRGSTAGQMIQWAGGEIPVEGKQGMLQLSPEVIAQADPDVILLTDFGYDRLGSPEQVATLPGVGSTRAVKNGRVYRVEEHDLVYIGPRTGANVLELQRMIHAGDAAL, from the coding sequence ATGAGCTTTCTCCGGAGGCCGCTGCTCGCGGCCTCCGGGCTGTTGCTCCTGCTCTCCGCCTGCCGCTTCAACAACGAGGACAAGGCGGAGCACCACGAGCGCATCGTCAGCCTCTCCAAGCAGTACAGCGAGATCATCTACGCCCTGGGCGCCGAGCGGGACCTGGTGGCGGTGGACCTCTCCAGCACCTACCCGCCGGCTATCAAGGCGCTGCCCACGGTGGGCTACCACCGGGCGCTGAGCGCCGAGGGCATCGCCTCGGTGAAGCCCACGCTCATCCTCCACGACAACAACGTGGGGCCCGAGCACGTGATGCGCCAGCTCGAGGAGCTGAAGCTGCCGATGAAGGTGTTCTCGAACAAGGGCACCGACGTGGCCTCCACCCAGGCGCTCATCACCGAGATGGGCGGCTACTTCCACAAGGAGGCCCGCGCCGCCGAGCTCAACAAGACGCTGGGCGAGGACATGGCGCGCGCGCTCGCGAGCGCCAAGGGCTTCGCGAAGAAGCCCAAGGTGATGGTCATCCACTTCGGCCGGGCGATGAACATCTACCTGACCATGACCCGCGGCAGCACCGCGGGGCAGATGATCCAGTGGGCGGGCGGGGAGATCCCGGTGGAGGGCAAGCAGGGCATGCTGCAGCTGTCCCCCGAGGTCATCGCCCAGGCGGACCCGGACGTCATCCTGCTCACCGACTTCGGCTACGACCGGCTCGGCTCCCCCGAGCAGGTGGCCACCCTGCCGGGCGTGGGCTCCACCCGCGCGGTGAAGAACGGCCGCGTCTACCGGGTGGAGGAGCACGACCTCGTCTACATCGGGCCACGCACCGGGGCGAACGTGCTGGAGCTGCAGAGGATGATCCATGCGGGCGACGCGGCGCTCTGA
- a CDS encoding methyl-accepting chemotaxis protein: MGSPSTLSPSERYAAHRRGRWPKRVRLLAYTSFLVTPCYVGFDWAFARQLGLWRLGGVLVALGLFLVQQLAPRWRGLPAAATLATVLWVVGNDWVYFRLGLAGTLPQLITLLLGIICTASFLPLGPGPRRATFAAMLAGHFLLGLLHPGVLDLGLPSVLLLLAIPLSLGFTFDGIDASDRRNFALREQLQASVQELELNRGRMSETALGLAASVVELEGSATSLSERARASGSEGEEMASASRRLAEGARSLQQRSRASAEAALGARDSAGQVGALLDQIEAGVRDIDAAVARSEASFHSVQGRADAISAYAETAQEIAAQTHMLAVNAGIEAAGAGANGQGFAVIAREVRQLAQDSGKGALAINTVVADLRRQMGALLAAIERVREHTHHFTSVFGEARSTLQGIHDIVHDLGEAMRANAEDADLQADASSRLNEAIGRLLRQLQEQAQTSVTVASTSTTLARHADGLRSLLPADGEEPPRRSAGS, translated from the coding sequence ATGGGCTCACCCTCCACCCTCTCTCCGAGCGAGCGCTACGCGGCGCACCGGCGCGGCCGCTGGCCCAAGCGCGTGCGGCTGCTCGCGTACACGAGCTTCCTCGTCACCCCCTGCTACGTGGGCTTCGACTGGGCGTTCGCGCGGCAGCTGGGGCTGTGGCGGCTCGGGGGCGTCCTGGTCGCGCTCGGGCTCTTCCTCGTCCAGCAGCTCGCGCCGCGCTGGCGGGGGCTGCCGGCCGCCGCCACGCTGGCCACGGTGCTCTGGGTGGTGGGCAACGACTGGGTCTACTTCCGGCTCGGGCTCGCGGGCACGCTGCCGCAGCTCATCACGCTGCTGCTGGGCATCATCTGCACGGCGAGCTTCCTGCCGCTGGGGCCGGGGCCGCGGCGCGCCACCTTCGCGGCGATGCTCGCGGGGCACTTCCTCCTCGGGCTGCTGCACCCCGGAGTCCTGGACCTGGGGCTGCCCTCGGTGTTGCTGCTGCTGGCCATCCCGCTCTCGCTGGGCTTCACCTTCGACGGCATCGACGCCTCGGACCGGCGCAACTTCGCGCTGCGCGAGCAGCTGCAGGCCTCGGTGCAGGAGCTGGAGCTCAACCGCGGGCGCATGAGCGAGACCGCGCTGGGCCTCGCGGCGAGCGTGGTGGAGCTGGAGGGCAGCGCCACCAGCCTGAGCGAGCGCGCGCGGGCGTCCGGCAGCGAGGGCGAAGAGATGGCGAGCGCGAGCCGGCGGCTCGCGGAGGGCGCCCGCTCGCTGCAGCAGCGCAGCCGCGCGAGCGCGGAGGCGGCGCTGGGGGCGCGCGACAGCGCCGGCCAGGTGGGCGCGCTGCTCGACCAGATCGAGGCCGGGGTGCGCGACATCGACGCGGCGGTCGCCCGCAGCGAGGCGAGCTTCCACTCGGTGCAGGGGCGCGCGGACGCCATCAGCGCCTACGCGGAGACGGCGCAGGAGATCGCCGCGCAGACGCACATGCTCGCGGTGAACGCGGGCATCGAGGCCGCGGGCGCGGGCGCGAACGGCCAGGGCTTCGCCGTCATCGCGCGCGAGGTGCGCCAGCTCGCGCAGGACAGCGGCAAGGGCGCGCTCGCCATCAACACGGTGGTGGCGGACCTGCGCCGGCAGATGGGCGCGCTGCTCGCGGCGATCGAGCGCGTGCGCGAGCACACCCACCACTTCACCAGCGTGTTCGGCGAGGCGCGCTCCACGCTGCAGGGCATCCACGACATCGTGCACGACCTGGGCGAGGCGATGCGCGCGAACGCCGAGGACGCGGACCTCCAGGCGGACGCGAGCAGCCGCCTCAACGAGGCCATCGGGCGGCTGCTCCGGCAGCTGCAGGAGCAGGCCCAGACCAGCGTCACGGTGGCCAGCACCAGCACCACGCTCGCCCGCCACGCGGACGGCTTGCGCTCCCTGCTGCCCGCGGATGGCGAGGAGCCGCCCCGCCGCAGCGCGGGCTCGTAG
- a CDS encoding response regulator transcription factor — protein MSAASETPAPPSAPLLMVVDDDERFRERMARALRERGYEVMTADGYASAVALAEQQSPEYAVVDLRMPGKGGLELVRALRAVDANTRIVVLTGYGSIATALEAVRLGAVHYLTKPATAEDVLAALLRGSADAPAADAAPPPDGAEPEVPSLARAEWEHIERVLADCGGNISEAARKLGIHRRSLQRKLQRPPTF, from the coding sequence ATGTCCGCCGCGTCCGAGACTCCCGCCCCGCCCTCCGCGCCCCTCCTGATGGTGGTGGACGACGACGAGCGCTTCCGTGAGCGCATGGCGCGCGCACTGCGCGAGCGCGGCTACGAGGTGATGACGGCGGACGGCTACGCGAGCGCCGTGGCGCTCGCCGAGCAGCAGTCCCCCGAGTACGCCGTGGTGGACCTGCGCATGCCGGGCAAGGGGGGCCTCGAGCTGGTGCGCGCGCTGCGCGCGGTGGACGCCAACACCCGCATCGTGGTGCTCACCGGCTACGGCAGCATCGCCACCGCGCTGGAGGCGGTGCGCCTGGGCGCGGTGCACTACCTCACCAAGCCGGCCACCGCCGAGGACGTGCTCGCGGCGCTGCTGCGCGGCAGCGCGGACGCGCCCGCGGCGGACGCCGCGCCGCCCCCGGACGGCGCCGAGCCTGAAGTCCCCTCGCTCGCGCGCGCCGAGTGGGAGCACATCGAGCGGGTCCTCGCGGACTGCGGGGGCAACATCTCCGAGGCGGCCCGCAAGCTCGGCATCCACCGCCGCTCCCTGCAGCGCAAGCTGCAGCGCCCGCCGACCTTCTAG
- a CDS encoding TonB-dependent receptor plug domain-containing protein: protein MSGVVVAAGGGSAAWAQDQAQDAAQAVPAAADAAPAAKAPAEAQQAAQPEQSAQAAQAASGEDGPVFETVVREDADHGKPVLSKPQSVGVLTTADLRRSDGLFLEESLNLLPGVRLESRTVSGGQRITIRGYGNSTNFNGTGYRAYLDNIPLTDAEGTTILDDLDPATLGRVEVIKGPASSLYGAGIGGVVKFSSLRPNDSSSRLSQEVMGGNLGLLRTNTRVEHGSGNASLLLNYGHQRADGYRVHSDSAKDNVLVTGNLRASSRQEISVVGSFNRSEDKLAGQLTSEQFNNEENVAEAAYLANDAYVRIDSVRFGVTHRYDVSSWLRNTSTVYATGYQLAQPFAAGRTDNMAVNLGARTEFALSFAPGGHAIHGVIGAEVQQTNAFKKSYALANGQLGALRGDLQVTSLQSNPVFTEWQVELPAEFALTAGASVNLVRYHIRDNFPVGPTHPSQSGIKEFSPVVTPRVALMRTFDPGFTVYAQVSEGYTPPASSSVVIAQEGRVNTDLRPERGTLFEVGTKGILLSDRLSYEAAVFDMRVKDKLTPEAVTDAGGKVLYSITTNAGQQTNRGLELASRYAVVRDPDAVLSSVEPWVSWTLSRFRYTDFKANANDAVNPADYSGNRVAGVPTYLVNAGVDLATRWGVYLNTTFQRVDRMPLTYDNAHYADGYSLVGAKLGYRADLPKKFHIDAAAGSNNILGARYYTMAFLNANYGTPTSPADPNVYLPGSYKPTYYGGVTLSYTP, encoded by the coding sequence GTGAGCGGTGTCGTGGTGGCGGCGGGCGGCGGTTCGGCAGCGTGGGCGCAGGATCAGGCGCAGGACGCGGCGCAGGCAGTCCCGGCAGCAGCGGATGCAGCGCCCGCGGCGAAGGCCCCCGCGGAGGCGCAGCAGGCGGCTCAGCCCGAGCAGTCGGCCCAGGCAGCGCAGGCGGCCTCTGGCGAGGACGGTCCTGTCTTCGAGACCGTGGTCCGGGAGGACGCGGATCACGGCAAGCCGGTGCTCTCGAAGCCGCAGTCGGTGGGCGTGCTCACCACGGCGGACCTGCGCCGCAGCGACGGGCTCTTCCTCGAGGAGTCGCTCAACCTGCTGCCCGGCGTCCGGCTCGAGAGCCGCACCGTCTCCGGCGGCCAGCGCATCACCATCCGCGGCTACGGCAACAGCACGAACTTCAACGGCACCGGCTACCGCGCCTATCTGGACAACATCCCGCTCACGGACGCGGAGGGCACCACCATCCTGGATGACCTGGACCCCGCCACGCTGGGCCGGGTGGAGGTCATCAAGGGACCCGCCTCCAGCCTCTACGGCGCGGGCATCGGCGGCGTGGTGAAGTTCTCCTCGCTGCGCCCGAACGACTCGAGCAGCCGCCTCTCGCAGGAGGTGATGGGCGGCAACCTCGGCCTGCTGCGCACCAACACCCGCGTGGAGCACGGCTCGGGCAACGCCTCGCTGCTGCTCAACTACGGCCACCAGCGCGCGGACGGCTACCGCGTGCACAGCGACTCGGCCAAGGACAACGTGCTCGTCACGGGCAACCTGCGCGCGAGCTCGCGGCAGGAAATCTCGGTGGTGGGCTCCTTCAACCGCTCCGAGGACAAGCTCGCGGGCCAGCTCACCTCGGAGCAGTTCAACAACGAGGAGAACGTGGCCGAGGCGGCGTACCTGGCGAACGACGCCTACGTGCGCATCGACAGCGTGCGCTTCGGCGTCACGCACCGCTACGACGTCTCCTCCTGGCTGCGCAACACGAGCACCGTGTACGCCACGGGCTACCAGCTCGCGCAGCCCTTCGCGGCGGGGCGCACGGACAACATGGCGGTGAACCTGGGGGCGCGCACCGAGTTCGCCCTGAGCTTCGCCCCGGGCGGTCACGCCATCCACGGCGTGATCGGCGCCGAGGTGCAGCAGACCAACGCCTTCAAGAAGAGCTACGCGCTCGCCAACGGCCAGCTGGGCGCGCTGCGCGGCGACCTGCAGGTGACTTCGCTGCAGTCCAACCCGGTGTTCACCGAGTGGCAGGTGGAGCTGCCCGCCGAGTTCGCGCTCACCGCGGGCGCGAGCGTGAACCTGGTGCGCTACCACATCCGGGACAACTTCCCGGTCGGCCCCACCCACCCGAGCCAGTCCGGCATCAAGGAGTTCTCGCCGGTGGTGACGCCGCGCGTGGCGCTGATGCGCACCTTCGACCCGGGCTTCACCGTCTACGCGCAGGTGAGCGAGGGCTACACCCCGCCCGCCTCCAGCAGCGTGGTCATCGCGCAGGAGGGCCGGGTGAACACCGACCTGCGTCCCGAGCGCGGCACCCTCTTCGAGGTGGGCACCAAGGGCATCCTGCTCTCGGACCGCCTGAGCTACGAGGCCGCCGTCTTCGACATGCGGGTGAAGGACAAGCTCACGCCCGAGGCGGTGACGGATGCGGGCGGCAAGGTGCTCTACAGCATCACCACCAACGCGGGCCAGCAGACCAACCGCGGGCTCGAGCTCGCCAGCCGCTACGCCGTCGTGCGTGACCCCGACGCCGTCCTGTCCAGCGTGGAGCCCTGGGTCTCCTGGACCCTGTCGCGCTTCCGCTACACGGACTTCAAGGCCAACGCCAACGACGCCGTGAACCCGGCGGACTACAGCGGCAACCGCGTGGCAGGCGTGCCCACCTACCTGGTGAACGCGGGCGTGGACCTGGCGACCCGCTGGGGCGTGTACCTGAACACCACCTTCCAGCGCGTGGACCGCATGCCGCTCACCTACGACAACGCGCACTATGCGGACGGCTACTCGCTCGTCGGCGCGAAGCTGGGCTACCGCGCGGACCTGCCGAAGAAGTTCCACATCGACGCGGCGGCCGGCAGCAACAACATCCTGGGCGCGCGCTACTACACGATGGCCTTCCTCAACGCGAACTACGGCACGCCCACGAGCCCCGCGGATCCCAACGTGTACCTGCCGGGCTCCTACAAGCCCACGTACTACGGCGGCGTCACGCTGAGCTACACGCCGTGA